A segment of the Candidatus Delongbacteria bacterium genome:
CGCACTTCCACCGCCCCACCCACGGCGGTGATGCTCTCCACCTCGCAGCGTTCCTGCAGCACGGCTCCGGCGGAGACTGCCTGGCGGACGAGGAAATGATCCAGTTCCCGGCGTTGGACGAAGGCCATCCGGCCCCCCAGCTCGCGCTGGACGATGGCTTCTCCGGCATGATGGATCGCGAACGCATCACGCGTGTCATGGTACAGTCCGGCAGGAAGGGCACTCCCGTGCAGTTCCTCAAGCAGCCCGATGGTGCGGGCGGCAAGATATCCGCCGCAGAGCTTGTCTCGAGGAAAAGTGCGCTTCTCGAGCAGCAGCACCTCGATGCCGGCCCGTGCCAGCAGGCAGGCTGCCGTTGCACCCGAAGGACCGGCACCCACCACGATCACCCGCGCATTCGCTCGCATGCACTCTCCGGGTTGTCTGACTCAATCGCTGGCCACATGATTCGGGGAGGCACGGCTCCAGGCCGCGCAAACCCAGCGCGCGCGGGAGCATAGGATTCCGCACCAGCATCCACTACCACCCCCCCCAGAAGCTCCTGGATGCAGCTTGGAATCCAGTGGGTTCGAAGCGCTTTTGCGGTAAATCCGCCAGCCGTGTCAGCCGATAGCAGTTCAGTCACCCTGCAGGACCCATACGTCCGGGAGACCGACACATGAGTTGGTTGCGCAGTGCTCACCTGAAGGCGGGCATGATTCTCAGCGAAGAACTGTTGGACAATCACGGCCGTCTGCTGCTGCATTCCGGCACCCGGTTGACCGACGCCCAGATCGATTGGGTGCATTCCCTGGATCTGCGGGGAGCCGATGTGCGCGATGTGCCCGATGGGGAACCCTGGCCCGTACCGGTGGACCGCCACCGATTCCTGGACCCGGCGGACCCCTACAGTCGGTACCTGATGCAGGCGAGCAAGGAAATGACAACCCACAGAAACGAGGGAGCCGGCGATGGTGTCAAGCGCGGCTGAGCTGGTGGCAAGACAACAGCAGTTGTGCTCGCTGCCCGATGTGTACTATCGGCTGCTGGATGTGATCCAACAGCCGGTCAGCTCCGCCGCGGCCATTTCCGAGGTTATCCAGACCGACCCCGGCCTGAGTGCGCGCCTGCTGAAACTGGTCAACAGCGCGTTCTACGGATTTCCTCGCAAGATCGACACGGTGTCCCGTGCGGTGACCCTGGTAGGCACACGCCAGCTCTCGGATCTGGCCCTGGCCACCTCGGTGATCCGGGTCTTCGATGGAGTGCCCCAGAACCTGATCACCATGGAAAGTTTCTGGAAACACAGCCTGGCCACCGGGATCTGTGCCCGCATCATTGCCGAGAACGGACTGGATGTGGACTCCGAGCGTCTGTTCGTCGCCGGCCTGCTGCACGATGTGGGCCGACTGGTGATGTGTCTCGCCGAACCCGCGGACATGACCCGTGCACTGGAGCAGAGCCGCTCGCGCGAAGAATTGCTGTTTCAGAGCGAGAAGGACATTTTCGGTTTCACGCACGCCGATGTGGGTGCCTGCCTGATGGAACAGTGGCACTTGCCTCCGGCCCTGGTCGAAGCCGTGCGCTGGCATCATCGGCCCTCCGCGGCCGACGAGCATCAGGAGCTGGCGGCTGTGGTACACCTGGCCGATGTGAT
Coding sequences within it:
- a CDS encoding HDOD domain-containing protein → MVSSAAELVARQQQLCSLPDVYYRLLDVIQQPVSSAAAISEVIQTDPGLSARLLKLVNSAFYGFPRKIDTVSRAVTLVGTRQLSDLALATSVIRVFDGVPQNLITMESFWKHSLATGICARIIAENGLDVDSERLFVAGLLHDVGRLVMCLAEPADMTRALEQSRSREELLFQSEKDIFGFTHADVGACLMEQWHLPPALVEAVRWHHRPSAADEHQELAAVVHLADVIINSLRIGSSGSGFVPPVWTRAWQIAELELTDIDSLIEQTRRIFSDVQPVFLQAA